A section of the Cryobacterium soli genome encodes:
- a CDS encoding ABC transporter substrate-binding protein, with product MKSRLHRKTPRGVLAALAVVPLLALAACSAGGSDTAPNAAPSDGTLTIGLLGDIGQPPDPDVYYANNGLAIVLNTYEGLVQYQNDLDTVELAPRLAESWTVSDDNTVYTFALRSGVTFHDGTPFTSAAVKTSFDRRTAVDGGAAYMTAGVASVETPDDLTAIVTLSEPNAAFLDYLASPFGPKMVSPTGLAENAGSDNAQTYLQTHDIGTGPYELSDVQVGAKYSLTQYADYWGTISPFTTVELPVYSDASAIQLALDNGDVSAVVAALPSSSLAKYDDNDAFNSDMLPTLQSALLTLNPSLDFFSNQEARTAFLQSIDQEKLVKQVLGARSEPATTLYAKGMIADGSDAQNIDYDPSVFAAYAATLPAKTPLVVGFASDNSNAEQMANIVTAQLQAVGLAATAQGYPTSQVFDWANDPTKGPDAFIDGNNGPDGGSPYMWGHVFWDASGGINYFLCEDPNTNADLEAAVRSGDTALFAQAAQTYSATGCYMNLSYNKDWVVSQTWLTGVAEAHNIGANELDFSKLGIAK from the coding sequence GTGAAATCTCGACTGCACCGTAAAACACCCCGAGGCGTCCTCGCCGCGCTCGCGGTGGTCCCGCTGCTCGCGCTCGCCGCGTGCTCGGCCGGCGGGAGCGACACCGCGCCCAACGCCGCGCCGAGCGACGGAACCCTCACCATCGGCCTGTTGGGCGACATCGGGCAGCCACCCGACCCCGACGTGTACTACGCGAACAACGGCCTGGCCATCGTGCTGAACACCTACGAGGGCCTGGTGCAGTACCAGAACGACCTCGACACCGTCGAACTGGCACCGCGCCTGGCCGAGTCGTGGACGGTGTCCGACGACAACACCGTGTACACCTTCGCCCTGCGCAGCGGCGTCACCTTCCACGACGGAACCCCGTTCACGTCCGCGGCCGTGAAGACGTCGTTCGACCGGCGCACCGCCGTCGACGGCGGCGCGGCGTACATGACCGCCGGCGTCGCATCAGTCGAGACACCGGATGACCTCACCGCGATCGTCACGCTGTCCGAGCCGAACGCGGCCTTCCTGGACTACCTGGCTTCTCCGTTCGGCCCGAAGATGGTCTCCCCGACGGGCCTGGCCGAGAACGCCGGATCCGACAACGCGCAGACGTACCTGCAGACCCACGACATCGGGACGGGCCCGTACGAGCTCTCCGACGTGCAGGTGGGAGCGAAGTACTCGCTGACCCAATACGCCGACTACTGGGGGACGATCTCGCCCTTCACGACAGTCGAGCTGCCCGTCTACAGTGACGCCAGCGCCATCCAGCTGGCCCTGGACAACGGTGACGTCTCCGCGGTCGTCGCGGCCCTGCCCTCCTCGAGCCTGGCCAAGTACGACGACAACGACGCGTTCAACAGCGACATGCTGCCCACCCTGCAGTCTGCGCTGCTGACGTTGAACCCGAGCCTGGACTTCTTCAGCAACCAGGAGGCCCGGACCGCCTTCCTGCAGTCCATCGACCAGGAGAAGCTGGTCAAGCAGGTGCTGGGCGCCCGCTCGGAGCCGGCGACCACCCTGTACGCCAAGGGAATGATCGCGGATGGGTCCGACGCGCAGAACATCGACTATGACCCGAGCGTGTTCGCGGCCTACGCCGCGACCCTTCCGGCCAAGACGCCTCTGGTGGTGGGATTCGCATCGGACAACTCGAACGCCGAGCAGATGGCCAACATCGTCACCGCGCAGCTGCAGGCGGTCGGTCTCGCCGCGACGGCGCAGGGCTACCCGACCTCGCAGGTCTTCGACTGGGCCAACGACCCCACCAAGGGACCGGATGCGTTCATCGACGGCAACAACGGCCCCGACGGCGGCAGCCCGTACATGTGGGGCCACGTGTTCTGGGACGCCAGCGGCGGAATCAACTACTTCCTCTGTGAAGACCCGAACACGAACGCCGATCTCGAGGCCGCCGTGCGCTCGGGCGACACTGCGCTCTTCGCGCAGGCCGCCCAGACGTACTCGGCGACGGGGTGCTACATGAACCTGTCCTACAACAAGGACTGGGTCGTGTCGCAGACCTGGCTGACCGGCGTCGCCGAAGCCCACAACATCGGCGCGAACGAACTCGACTTCAGCAAGCTGGGCATCGCGAAGTAG
- a CDS encoding phosphotransferase family protein: MTTAASTADVSTSTQAALRRLLDSLGEVTGVEVLTGGMFATTYRVCLADGTRVIVKTAPVDTDRLLTYERDLVRTEALVYGLGAGRPELLMPRVLHTDFSRSILPTDVVVATHLDGVPLLGLSTATGESAADQPELLHDLGAVMAHLHTVTGSDFGYPNRATGLVAPTWPEAFGLMVEALLTDAERWATTVPAADIRAALQRHRAALAEVTVPVLVHTDLWAGNLFVDPVTGRLTGVIDPERAVWGDPLFEFAGADQLGGGPVPTALLDGYASGGARPALGSPAGDTRLLLYRMYLALVQLVEIVPRHYAGDWVAAHRAAVDGSLRAALTALAG, from the coding sequence GTGACCACTGCCGCCTCCACTGCCGACGTCTCGACCAGCACTCAGGCCGCCCTGCGCCGTCTCCTCGACTCGCTCGGCGAGGTGACCGGCGTCGAGGTGCTCACCGGGGGAATGTTCGCTACCACCTACCGGGTCTGCTTGGCCGACGGCACTCGAGTGATCGTGAAGACGGCCCCTGTCGACACCGATCGACTGCTGACCTACGAACGCGACCTCGTGCGCACCGAAGCTCTCGTGTACGGGCTGGGCGCCGGCCGGCCCGAACTGCTCATGCCCCGGGTACTGCACACCGACTTCAGCCGCAGCATCCTGCCCACCGACGTTGTCGTGGCGACCCACCTCGATGGTGTGCCGCTGCTCGGCCTCAGCACGGCCACGGGCGAATCGGCAGCCGACCAGCCCGAGCTGCTGCACGACCTCGGTGCAGTCATGGCACACCTGCACACGGTGACCGGCAGCGACTTCGGGTATCCCAATCGCGCGACCGGGCTCGTCGCGCCGACCTGGCCGGAAGCGTTCGGGTTGATGGTGGAGGCGTTGTTGACGGATGCCGAGCGCTGGGCGACGACAGTGCCGGCGGCCGACATCCGCGCGGCGCTCCAGCGCCACCGGGCCGCCCTCGCCGAGGTCACCGTGCCCGTGCTCGTGCACACCGACCTCTGGGCGGGCAACCTCTTCGTGGACCCCGTCACCGGGCGCCTGACCGGTGTGATCGACCCGGAGCGGGCGGTCTGGGGCGACCCGTTGTTCGAGTTCGCCGGGGCCGACCAGCTCGGCGGGGGACCGGTACCGACAGCGTTGCTGGACGGATACGCCTCGGGTGGGGCGCGCCCGGCGCTCGGGTCCCCGGCCGGGGACACCCGGCTGCTGCTCTACCGGATGTATCTGGCCCTGGTCCAGCTGGTGGAGATCGTTCCGCGCCACTATGCCGGCGACTGGGTCGCCGCACACCGGGCCGCGGTCGACGGCAGCCTCCGCGCGGCCCTGACCGCGCTCGCAGGATAA
- a CDS encoding GntR family transcriptional regulator has product MAAPVDVPVETTRPDSLSRQAYLALSEGIIRGRYPQGARLAEQRLAEELEVSRVPLREAVPQLEMDGFVRTFPRRGAVVATWDEKGVNNLFDLRLCLEVGAARFAARQVSLGASMDQLDHALRYSQDVVHGDDPYKIAQASTWFHEAIVDLTDNALMKSLMRSVSGRMMWLFFLTSQLDVDEAFDDHRELCEAIRSGNERVAESIAYTHIERDRIPSFTALKSQHVIELS; this is encoded by the coding sequence ATGGCCGCACCGGTCGATGTTCCCGTCGAAACCACGCGTCCCGACTCGCTGTCCCGTCAGGCCTACCTCGCGCTGAGCGAGGGAATCATCCGCGGCCGGTACCCCCAGGGAGCCCGGCTGGCCGAGCAACGCCTGGCCGAGGAGCTCGAGGTCTCCCGGGTTCCACTGCGGGAAGCCGTACCGCAGTTGGAGATGGACGGCTTCGTGCGCACCTTCCCCCGCCGTGGCGCCGTGGTCGCTACCTGGGACGAGAAGGGGGTCAATAACCTCTTCGATCTACGCCTCTGCCTCGAGGTGGGTGCAGCCCGGTTCGCGGCCCGCCAGGTGTCCCTCGGCGCGTCGATGGACCAACTCGACCACGCGCTGCGCTACTCGCAGGACGTGGTGCACGGCGACGACCCGTACAAGATCGCCCAGGCAAGCACCTGGTTCCACGAGGCGATCGTGGACCTGACCGACAACGCCCTGATGAAATCGCTGATGCGCTCGGTGTCGGGTCGGATGATGTGGCTGTTCTTCCTCACCTCCCAGCTGGATGTGGACGAAGCCTTCGATGACCACCGGGAGCTGTGCGAGGCGATTCGTTCGGGCAACGAACGGGTGGCGGAGTCGATTGCCTACACCCACATCGAACGCGACCGCATCCCGTCGTTCACCGCCCTGAAGAGCCAACACGTGATCGAGCTTTCCTAG
- a CDS encoding sensor histidine kinase, with protein sequence MLSAAVPQSVPLSPSRPRWALAAFSPLTWREFAFHAAHLPIAIGGLVWFTVAISVGLPLGVTWVGLVVSAFLLAGSGWFAAATRNLSRRLLGQPVAVPRRFDRKPGAVGYVTGRFGHAATWRELAFLPVSFVLTVATFCISVALLVSAGGAMTHSVWGRFLPEQTGNDGRLHRGAQFLGVFVDTVALQAGFAVLGLVLFLFVWPSVNHGLSSLQRVVIRSMLGASRAEARLTEVTRSRAAVVQNADDTLRRIERELHDGTQARLVGLAMTLGDARDRLQNGAEPGTIAPLVDQAHSSTREALVELRELARGMHPPVLDDGLESALMSACSRVPFPVTLEVSLSARPSTVIESIAYFSVLELLTNVSKHAQSTQAHVTVSERPGRIELEVRDNGRGGAHVSPGDGAGHGTGLAGLLDRARSVDGTLDVISPVGGPTLVTISLPVAPAS encoded by the coding sequence ATGCTCAGCGCCGCAGTGCCACAGTCCGTTCCGCTCTCTCCGAGCCGGCCCCGCTGGGCGCTCGCGGCGTTCTCTCCGCTGACGTGGCGCGAGTTCGCCTTCCACGCGGCGCACCTCCCGATCGCGATCGGCGGGCTGGTCTGGTTCACCGTGGCGATTTCGGTGGGGCTGCCCCTCGGCGTCACCTGGGTCGGCCTGGTCGTGTCCGCGTTCCTCCTGGCGGGGTCCGGATGGTTCGCGGCCGCGACCAGGAACCTGTCCCGCCGCCTGCTCGGGCAGCCGGTCGCGGTTCCGCGCAGGTTCGACCGCAAGCCCGGGGCGGTCGGGTATGTGACCGGGCGATTCGGCCACGCCGCGACCTGGCGGGAGCTGGCGTTCCTCCCCGTGTCGTTCGTCCTGACGGTTGCCACATTCTGCATCTCCGTGGCTCTTCTGGTGAGCGCAGGGGGAGCGATGACGCACTCGGTCTGGGGCCGGTTCCTGCCGGAGCAGACCGGGAATGACGGCCGGCTGCACCGTGGTGCACAGTTCCTGGGGGTCTTCGTCGACACCGTTGCCCTGCAGGCCGGCTTCGCCGTGCTGGGCCTGGTCCTCTTCCTGTTCGTCTGGCCGAGCGTGAACCACGGACTCTCGTCGCTGCAGCGCGTCGTTATCCGCTCCATGCTCGGTGCGAGCCGGGCCGAGGCGCGGCTGACGGAGGTCACCCGCTCCCGCGCTGCGGTCGTGCAGAACGCCGACGACACCCTGCGCCGTATCGAACGCGAACTGCACGACGGAACCCAGGCCCGTCTGGTCGGGTTGGCCATGACTCTCGGTGATGCCCGCGACCGCCTCCAGAACGGTGCCGAACCGGGCACCATCGCCCCACTGGTCGACCAGGCGCATTCCTCCACGAGGGAGGCCCTCGTCGAGCTGCGCGAACTGGCCCGGGGCATGCATCCGCCGGTGCTCGACGACGGTCTCGAGTCTGCCCTCATGTCGGCATGCTCCCGGGTCCCGTTCCCCGTCACCCTGGAGGTCTCGCTCAGCGCCCGGCCGTCGACCGTGATCGAGTCGATCGCCTATTTCAGTGTCCTGGAACTGCTGACGAATGTGTCCAAGCACGCCCAGTCCACGCAGGCGCACGTGACGGTCTCCGAGCGGCCCGGCCGGATCGAGCTCGAGGTGCGCGACAACGGGCGCGGAGGCGCCCATGTGTCGCCCGGGGACGGCGCCGGGCACGGAACAGGTCTCGCCGGCCTGCTCGACCGAGCGCGGTCCGTGGATGGGACCCTCGACGTCATCAGCCCGGTCGGAGGTCCGACGCTCGTCACCATCTCCCTGCCCGTGGCCCCCGCCTCGTGA
- a CDS encoding S41 family peptidase, producing MSRAPRSRQRIVLLVFSSLFLFLTGCVWVLNPIAERLNIFIVPPSPQRYAALAVEQMRPGLRADDATYAAVVREVDRRVAAASILSDTYPALQDAAVRLGGEHSAFLDPAAADTYFGSGGSGDETGALPTVVTEDGVSTLSLPTHVGGGGAANQRYTDAAIDGLAAAEPVTTAGWVLDLRGNHGGNVWPMLAAVAPLLSDGQVMSFDYADRSDAVTVEGATVSLRGAEQATSTARTTKTSLPIAVLIDGMTGSSAEAVAISFVSQPNAELFGQPSYGFSTVNEPRRLYDGAAINLTTAVDADRSGTRYGTPIVPDHVIDDPGAFDPAVRQWLARRAQTDADAAR from the coding sequence ATGTCCCGAGCACCCAGGTCCCGTCAGCGCATCGTCCTTCTCGTCTTCTCGTCGCTGTTCCTCTTTCTCACCGGATGCGTGTGGGTGCTGAATCCGATTGCGGAGCGGCTGAACATCTTCATCGTGCCGCCTTCGCCGCAGCGGTATGCCGCCCTCGCCGTGGAGCAGATGCGACCGGGTCTCCGAGCCGACGACGCGACGTACGCGGCGGTGGTGCGTGAGGTCGACCGGCGGGTCGCGGCCGCGAGCATCCTCAGCGACACCTACCCGGCGCTCCAGGATGCTGCCGTGCGACTCGGCGGGGAGCACAGCGCATTCCTCGACCCGGCCGCCGCGGACACCTACTTCGGCTCCGGGGGCTCCGGGGACGAGACCGGCGCGCTCCCCACTGTCGTCACCGAGGACGGGGTGTCGACGCTCTCCCTCCCCACCCACGTGGGCGGAGGAGGTGCCGCCAACCAGCGGTACACCGACGCTGCGATCGACGGCCTCGCCGCGGCCGAACCGGTGACGACGGCCGGGTGGGTGCTCGACCTGCGCGGCAATCACGGCGGCAACGTCTGGCCGATGCTGGCGGCGGTGGCTCCGCTCCTCAGCGACGGCCAGGTCATGTCCTTCGACTACGCGGACCGATCCGATGCCGTCACCGTCGAGGGCGCCACAGTCTCCCTGCGCGGAGCAGAGCAAGCGACCTCCACGGCCCGCACGACGAAGACGAGCCTCCCGATCGCCGTCCTCATCGACGGCATGACCGGCAGCTCTGCCGAAGCGGTCGCCATCAGCTTTGTCTCCCAACCCAACGCGGAGCTGTTCGGGCAGCCCAGCTACGGCTTCAGCACGGTGAACGAACCGCGGCGCCTCTACGACGGCGCCGCGATCAACCTCACCACGGCGGTCGACGCCGACCGTTCCGGCACTCGGTACGGCACCCCGATCGTTCCCGATCACGTGATCGACGACCCCGGCGCCTTCGACCCGGCGGTGCGGCAGTGGTTAGCGCGCCGAGCGCAGACCGACGCCGATGCTGCCCGGTAG
- a CDS encoding ASCH domain-containing protein produces MTGPSIPEPLTPPDIAASTAFWEAYCRSNPQAALAGPEYTVEHFGDSARLADELLAIVLTGRKRATAELVADFVARGDQVPRIGSHWIACDSTGAPRIIIRSVELRVGPFTSADAAFAADEGEDDGSLASWQKEHRIYWKRVSAARGAEWTEDDDIIFERFAVVWPPEHADASN; encoded by the coding sequence ATGACAGGACCATCCATACCGGAACCGCTCACCCCGCCGGACATCGCTGCGTCGACGGCGTTCTGGGAGGCGTACTGCCGCTCGAATCCTCAGGCCGCCCTCGCGGGCCCTGAGTACACGGTGGAGCATTTCGGAGATTCGGCGCGTCTGGCCGACGAACTGCTGGCGATCGTTCTGACCGGCCGGAAGCGCGCGACGGCTGAGCTCGTGGCCGACTTCGTTGCCCGTGGTGATCAGGTGCCCAGAATCGGCTCACACTGGATCGCGTGTGACAGCACCGGTGCACCTCGAATCATCATCCGCAGTGTGGAGCTCCGGGTGGGTCCGTTCACCAGCGCCGATGCCGCGTTCGCCGCGGACGAAGGCGAGGACGACGGATCGCTGGCCAGCTGGCAGAAGGAACATCGCATCTACTGGAAGCGCGTCAGCGCCGCGCGCGGAGCAGAGTGGACGGAGGACGACGACATCATCTTCGAGCGCTTCGCGGTCGTCTGGCCGCCCGAGCACGCCGACGCGTCGAACTGA
- a CDS encoding response regulator transcription factor, giving the protein MRIIVADDSTIVREGLVALLRSRGHEVVAGVANGDEAVAAAEAAVSAGGVDIVVMDIRMPPTHTDEGVRAAVRIKRHNPGVGVMLFSQYAEVRWAQTLLDVATSGVGYLLKDRVADVGSFLESLQDVAGGRLVLDPEVAAALIGAPRSSSGTLDLLTPRETDVLRLMAEGRSNAAIASSLFLSNGSVEKYVTALFAKLGLQMTAHDHRRVLAVLQYLSS; this is encoded by the coding sequence GTGAGGATCATCGTCGCCGACGACAGCACGATCGTGCGGGAAGGACTCGTCGCGCTGCTTCGCAGTCGTGGCCATGAGGTCGTGGCTGGAGTGGCCAACGGCGACGAGGCCGTGGCGGCGGCCGAAGCGGCGGTCTCCGCGGGCGGTGTCGACATCGTGGTCATGGACATCCGCATGCCCCCGACCCACACCGACGAGGGGGTCAGGGCGGCCGTGCGCATCAAGCGGCACAACCCCGGGGTCGGCGTGATGCTGTTCTCCCAGTACGCGGAGGTGCGCTGGGCGCAGACACTCCTCGACGTCGCGACCAGCGGCGTCGGGTACCTGCTCAAGGACCGGGTGGCCGACGTGGGTTCCTTCCTCGAGTCGTTGCAGGATGTCGCGGGCGGCCGGCTGGTCCTCGACCCGGAGGTGGCGGCGGCGCTGATCGGGGCGCCACGGTCCTCGTCCGGCACGCTCGACCTGCTCACTCCGCGTGAAACCGACGTGCTCCGCCTGATGGCCGAAGGGCGCTCGAACGCGGCCATCGCGAGCAGCCTGTTCCTGTCCAACGGCAGTGTCGAGAAGTACGTCACCGCGCTGTTCGCCAAGCTCGGCCTGCAGATGACGGCACACGATCACCGACGGGTGCTGGCCGTGCTGCAGTACCTCTCGAGCTGA
- a CDS encoding CGNR zinc finger domain-containing protein, with protein MSLAPARPEFPAVAGHSALDLVDTVHWRLDADRSIDTLASFDDVVAWCEQFGLLPGGSRESRRLAAAAPDAAAREHAAVVELREAIYSAVFESSEAAAQVIAREYLAALDRSSLVPAADGATWSWRPPADLTGPRAAVAELAHDLLRSDLSGARQCADDACGWVYLDTSPRHNRLWCTSAGCGNRNRVARHQARKRA; from the coding sequence ATGTCCCTCGCGCCGGCCCGCCCCGAGTTCCCCGCTGTCGCTGGGCACTCTGCTCTCGACCTGGTCGACACTGTGCACTGGAGGCTCGACGCCGACCGGTCGATCGACACTCTCGCCTCCTTCGACGACGTCGTCGCCTGGTGCGAGCAGTTCGGCCTGCTGCCCGGCGGCTCCCGCGAATCGCGCCGGCTGGCCGCGGCCGCACCGGATGCCGCCGCCCGCGAGCATGCCGCGGTCGTGGAGCTCAGGGAGGCGATTTACTCGGCCGTCTTCGAGTCGTCCGAGGCGGCGGCCCAGGTCATCGCCCGGGAATACCTCGCGGCGCTCGACCGGTCGTCGCTGGTGCCCGCGGCGGATGGTGCGACCTGGTCGTGGCGGCCCCCGGCCGATCTCACCGGCCCCCGGGCCGCCGTGGCGGAGCTGGCCCACGATCTGCTTCGTTCGGACCTCAGCGGCGCGCGCCAGTGCGCCGACGACGCGTGCGGCTGGGTCTACCTGGACACCTCGCCGCGGCACAACCGCCTCTGGTGCACATCCGCCGGGTGCGGCAACCGCAATCGGGTGGCACGCCACCAGGCCAGAAAGAGGGCCTGA
- a CDS encoding antibiotic biosynthesis monooxygenase, which translates to MSPAAAGNDSAPQAPADVPVTVSIRRRVAPERFDEATHWVQTGMDLANEYPGFLGSGWVRAHAGSGHWHMLYKFQDAASLEAWENSIARTSWLHEGEGLVLESHVVKRTGIEGWFDESQENAGPSAPFQPPRWKQAVAIGLGFFPLNVLFTYLVTGVDPEWNDIPTVLRILLTTFVMAPTMTYLVMPFITRRLRPWLQKAPTPKA; encoded by the coding sequence ATGTCTCCAGCTGCAGCGGGGAACGACAGCGCGCCACAAGCTCCCGCAGACGTTCCCGTCACCGTGTCCATCCGGCGCCGCGTCGCGCCCGAGCGCTTCGACGAGGCCACCCACTGGGTGCAGACCGGCATGGATCTCGCCAACGAGTACCCCGGCTTCCTCGGCTCCGGCTGGGTGCGCGCGCATGCCGGGAGCGGTCACTGGCACATGCTCTACAAATTCCAGGATGCGGCGTCGCTGGAGGCCTGGGAGAACTCGATCGCCCGCACCAGCTGGCTGCACGAGGGCGAGGGCCTGGTGCTCGAATCGCACGTGGTCAAGCGCACCGGCATCGAGGGCTGGTTCGACGAATCGCAGGAGAACGCGGGCCCCTCAGCGCCGTTCCAGCCGCCGCGGTGGAAGCAGGCCGTGGCCATCGGGCTGGGCTTCTTCCCGCTGAACGTGCTCTTCACTTACCTGGTCACCGGGGTCGACCCGGAGTGGAACGACATCCCGACGGTGCTGCGCATCCTGCTGACCACGTTCGTGATGGCGCCCACCATGACCTACCTCGTGATGCCGTTCATCACCCGGCGGCTGCGGCCCTGGCTGCAGAAGGCTCCGACCCCGAAGGCGTGA
- a CDS encoding MFS transporter, whose translation MNNKTPIRSRPSSLGRDFRLFWLAQGASSAGGQISELAIPLLAVVVLNASVAEVGLLGAARWLPFLLLTLPLGVMVDRLRRRPVLVFSDLARAALTLVVVAFAFTGALTLSTLVVLVALIGVFTVSFEVSYQSYLPAVVGRDELERANGRLQATTAATEVGGPGLGGLLIQALSAPWALLAHLLTYLVSATALLGIRTVESAPPRTGRSALRDLADGLAFVRRDRYLVSLIGFAAIYNLFAQWIMVLFTVHAVRELGLSAGHLGLVFSLGAIGAVVGAALAPVSVRRFGAGPVLIACAALECVALAVLPLVGSSWPTPTIVAVLIGVFAVNGAGTSLSSVVALTLRQLRTPDHILGRVNATMRWISYGVISIGAALGGVVGELLGTRLGLAVGCAGTLLTVVWVAASPLRRIGDPQRLAVPHTVTPSGSEPSAARAAAAG comes from the coding sequence GTGAACAACAAAACACCCATTAGAAGCCGACCGTCCTCTCTCGGCCGGGACTTCCGGCTGTTCTGGCTGGCCCAGGGTGCGTCATCCGCCGGCGGGCAGATCAGCGAACTCGCGATCCCTCTCCTGGCCGTGGTGGTCCTGAACGCCTCGGTGGCCGAGGTGGGACTCCTCGGCGCGGCCCGATGGTTGCCCTTTCTGCTGCTCACCCTCCCGCTCGGCGTCATGGTGGACCGGTTGCGCCGCCGTCCGGTGCTGGTGTTCTCGGATCTCGCACGTGCCGCGCTCACCCTGGTCGTCGTTGCCTTCGCGTTCACGGGTGCGCTGACGCTGTCGACCCTCGTGGTCCTGGTCGCGTTGATCGGGGTCTTCACCGTCTCCTTCGAGGTCAGTTACCAGTCGTACCTTCCCGCCGTCGTCGGCAGGGACGAGCTCGAACGCGCCAACGGCCGCCTCCAGGCCACCACTGCCGCGACCGAGGTCGGCGGCCCGGGCCTCGGGGGCCTGTTGATCCAGGCGCTCTCCGCCCCGTGGGCGCTCCTCGCGCACCTGCTCACCTATCTCGTCTCCGCCACCGCGCTGCTGGGCATCAGGACGGTGGAGAGCGCGCCACCACGAACAGGCCGGAGCGCCCTGAGGGACCTCGCCGACGGCCTCGCGTTCGTGCGTCGGGACCGCTACCTCGTCTCACTGATCGGGTTCGCGGCCATCTACAACCTCTTCGCGCAGTGGATCATGGTGCTCTTCACCGTGCACGCCGTGCGTGAACTCGGCCTCTCGGCGGGGCATCTGGGCCTCGTGTTCAGCCTCGGTGCGATCGGCGCCGTCGTCGGAGCCGCCCTGGCCCCGGTCAGTGTGCGCAGGTTCGGGGCCGGCCCCGTGCTGATCGCCTGCGCCGCGCTCGAGTGCGTCGCCCTGGCCGTGCTGCCCCTGGTCGGCAGCTCCTGGCCCACGCCGACCATTGTCGCTGTTCTCATCGGAGTCTTCGCCGTCAACGGCGCCGGCACCTCCCTCTCGAGCGTTGTCGCCCTCACCCTGCGGCAACTGCGCACCCCCGACCACATCCTCGGCCGGGTCAATGCCACCATGCGCTGGATCTCCTACGGTGTTATCTCCATCGGCGCCGCCCTGGGCGGCGTGGTCGGCGAGCTCCTCGGCACTCGACTGGGTCTCGCCGTGGGCTGCGCCGGCACGCTGCTGACCGTCGTCTGGGTCGCCGCGTCCCCGCTCCGCCGCATCGGGGACCCGCAACGTCTCGCCGTTCCACACACGGTCACGCCTTCGGGGTCGGAGCCTTCTGCAGCCAGGGCCGCAGCCGCCGGGTGA